ACGGACAAGCGATAATACATACTTGCTCGCGAAACCAAACAAAGACGAAATAAAAAATACTTGTAAAAATAAGCAGTGCTATAAAATTGCTTGCTTCTTGAATAGGTCCTTGCTCAATCATTAAGAACAAAGTATCACTTCCTACCAAGTAAGCCAGAAATACATTGGCTATAAGAAAGGAAATCAGGAAGAAAATTGTCCATTTAGTCAATCTTTTTCTGATTTTCTCAGCATTCCATTCTTGTTTTGCTAAACGCGATTGTGCACCACGATCGCCATCGATCCAATATTCAATACGACGGAAAACCATTTCAAGAAAAATGGTCTGCGGACAAATCCATCCACAAAAGATTCTTCCAAAAACAACAGTAAATAAAATGATAAATACAACGCCAACAAGCATTGAAATTACGAAGAGGTAAAAATCCTGAGGCCAAAAGGGGAATCCGAAAATATTAAAACGACGTTCTAAAATATTGAACATCATAAATTGGTTTCCGTTTACTTTTATAAAGGGATTTACAAATAGAATAGCCAATAAAACATAACTGACTATTTTGCGGTAATCGTAAAACTTACCAGACGGTTTTTTAGGAAATATAAATTTTCGTTTACCACCTTCATCGATGGTTCCTATACTGTCTCTAAAAGTTTCGTCTGGTAAATTTGACATGGTATTTTATTGTAATTATTTTTTAACTTCGGCACTATCAGCTGGTTTATTAGCTGCGGCGTCTGATTTTGGTGCGGCATCGTCAACCCAAACCTCTCCTTCAGGGGCTTTTGGATCTTTAGGATTACTTCCCTGTAAAGACAGGATATAACTTGCTACTTTTTGAATTTCCTTAGGTTTTAAGGTTCCTTTCCAAGCAATCATACCTTTTCCGTCTCGTCCTCCGTTTGTAATGGTGTGGAATAGGTTTTTAATTCCTCCTCCTAAAATCCAACGGTCATCTGTAAGGTTTGGTCCAATCTGACCTCCGGCATCGGCACGGTGGCAGGCAGCACAATTTGTTGTAAATATCGTTTTACCTTCTGCTAAGCTTGGGGCATCGGTAAGTAAAACAACTGTTTTTTCATCCATTAAATCAGGTGCGGTTTTCATATATTCAGCAACATCAATTTTTGCTTGGGCTAATTCTTTTTTAAGCTCCATTTCTTGATCATCCGCTCCTAAAACATCATATCGAATTACGTACACAACTCCAAAGAAGATACAGATGTAGAATAAATACACCCACCATGGCGGTAAATTATTATCAAGTTCTTTGATTCCGTCATAATCATGATCCATCAACAAATCAGCTTCTTTAGACATTGGTTCAGTTTTAGTAAGCTTATGCATTAATTCTTTGAACCAGGTACTTTCTTTTAAGCTTAAACTGTTTTCATATTCTAATTTCGCTTTTTCTTCTGGCGTCATTAATTGATACAGCACTCTATTTACAGCACTTAGCGTAATTTCGATTGCAATCAAAATGAATAAAAAGAGAAGCAAAAACAGAGACACCATTGGATATTTTATAAAAGCTGGCTTATCGCCTGAGTCTATAAAAAATTCCATTAAAGCAAATACGATGAAGAAAATCAACGGTACTCTAACGTATACTGGGAAAAACTTTTTCATTTTTATCTATCTTTTCAATTACACCAAGCCTTCATCTAAAGGTATATTACTCATTTCCTGAATTTTTTCTTTTCTATAAGAGAACACCCAAAAGCCTAATCCTACGAAAAAAAGGAAGAAAATCAAGAGGGAAATAATCGGGTAAATTTCTATACCCGATATCGTTTCCATATTGTGTTTTATTTGTTCAAACATAATGCTGTTATTTAGTTTCTTTTACTTTAATATCAGTACCAAGTCTTTGAATGTAAGCAATCAAAGCAACTATTTCTCTTTCATTCATAGGAACGAATTTCTCTCCTTTTGCCTCAGCTTTTTTACGGCTTTCTTCGTAACTTTTGACAAAGTCAGGATCGCTTTCTAAACTTTTTTCGATTTTAACGGCTTGTTCTCTTAAAGTACGTTGTGCGTTTGCAATTTGTTCATCAGAGTATGGCACACCTAAGGTTTTCATTGCTTTCATTTTCTTTTCTGTCAATGAAATATCCATAGGTTTATTATCAAATAACCATTTATATCCTGGCATTATTGATCCAGCAGATATACTTTGCGGATTCCAGAAGTGGTTAAAGTGCCAGTTATCATTGTACTTACCACCTACTCTCAATAAATCTGGCCCTGTACGTTTTGAACCCCATAAGAATGGATGATCATAAACAAATTCTCCTGCTTTTGATTGAACTCCGTAACGTTCTACTTCACTTCTAAATGGACGTACAGATTGTGAATGACAGCCCACGCAACCTTCTCTAATGTATAAATCACGTCCCTCTAATTCTAAAGGTGTATATGGTTTTACACTAGTAATAGTTGGGATGTTCGTTTTAACCATTATAGTTGGTACAATTTGTATAATACCTCCAATTAAAATCGCGATAGTAGCCAAAATGGTTAACTGGATTGGTTTTCTTTCTAACCATGAGTGAAATTTTTCTCCGCTCAATCTATTGCTTTTTATTTTTTGTAAAGCTGGAGCTTGTGCCAATTCGTCTTCAATTGTTTCACCTGCTTTTACAGTCATTATAATATTGTAAACCAATGTTAACATACCAATTAGGTATAAACTTCCTCCAATTGCTCTCATCCAATACATTGGCATGATTGCAGTTACCGTTTCAAGGAAATTTCCGTAAGTTAAAGTACCGTCTGGGTTAAATTGTTTCCACATTGAAGCTTGTTGAAAACCTGCTACATATAATGGAATGGTGTAGATAATAATTCCTAATGTTCCAATCCAGAAGTGGAAATTCGCTAATTTCTTAGAAAACAAGGTGCTTTTGGTCATTCTCGGAATTAACCAATAAATAATACCAAATGACATAAATCCGTTCCATGCTAAAGCTCCTACGTGTACGTGAGCTACGATCCAGTCAGTATAGTGAGCGAGAGCGTTTACATTTTTAAGAGAAAGCATTGGTCCTTCAAAAGTCGCCATTCCGTAACCTGTAATCGCTACGACGAAGAATTTTAAAACTGGTTCTTCACGAACTTTGTCCCACGCTCCTCTTAAAGTTAAAAGACCGTTTATCATACCTCCCCAAGATGGAGCGATTAACATAACCGAGAATGCAACTCCTAAGTTTTGTGCCCAGCTTGGAAGAGCAGAATATAGTAAGTGGTGAGGTCCTGCCCAGATATAGATAAAGATTAAAGACCAGAAGTGAATAATTGATAATCTATAAGAGTAGATAGGTCGGTTTGCTACTTTTGGAACGAAATAATACATCAATCCCAAGAAAGGTGTTGTTAAGAAGAATGCAACCGCATTATGTCCGTACCACCATTGTACAAGTGCATCTTGAACACCTGCATAAACTGAGTAACTTTTTAAACCAGAAACTGGAATTTCAATATTATTAAAAATATGTAGAACCGCAACTGTTACGAACGTGGCAATGTAAAACCAAATGGCAACATATAAATGACGTTCTCTGCGTTTTAGCATTGTTCCAATCATGTTAATCCCCATTACCACCCAGATTAACGCTATTGCAATATCAATAGGCCATTCAAGTTCGGCATACTCTTTTGACGAAGTATATCCTAAAGGCAGTGTGATTGCTGCTGCAACGATGATTAACTGCCAGCCCCAGAAATGCAGATTAGTTAAAAAATCACTAAACATTCTGGTTTTAAGCAATCTCTGCATCGAATAATACATTCCTGCAAAAAAAGCATTTCCAACAAAGGCAAAGATAACTGCATTGGTGTGTAATGGTCTTAAACGACCATAACTAAGCCAGGAAATCCCGTCTGTAATGTTGGGAAAAAGGTACATAACCGCCAAGGTCAGTCCCACTAACATACCCACTACTCCAAAAAGAATAGTGGCGTAAATGAATTTTTTTACAATTTTGTTGTCGTAATAAAACTGTTCCATTTCCATAATTTATACTTGTTTTTCTTCAATTGGTGAATTATTATTTTGGGAAATAATTTTGGTTTCATCATCAAAAAGGATTCTGACTGATGGTGTATAATCGTCATCATACTGTCCAGACTTAACGGCAATAACAAAGGCAATAAAGAAGCAAACTGCCACGAAAATACTTACTGAAATTAAAAGATAAATAACACTCATACCGTAAATTTATAAGGACAAAATTACTAGGTCATCGGCGTTTAAAATATGATAATTATCATAGTCAAAGAAGAATGTTAAAATTAATAAAAAAATCTTTAAAAACACTTTTTACTAACTTAATTTACTCTTGCTGAAATAGTTAGACATAATCGTAACAAAACTTACAATCGTAATGGTGCTTAATGGCATAATGATAGCAGCTACTAATGGAAGGAGGTTTCCAGTAACTGCAAATGCAAGTCCAACGACATTATAAAGCAGTGATAAAGTAAAACTCATTTTAATAATTAAAATGGATTTATGAGATAGTTTCAAGAAATAATTCAGCCTTGAAAATTCGCCTGCATCAAGAATGGCATCGCAGGCTGGTGAAAAGACATTTACATTTTCAGAAACAGAAATACCAACGTTACTCTGTGCCAAAGCGCCAGCATCGTTCAAACCATCTCCAACCATCATAACATTTTTTCCTGTTTTCTGCAGTTTCTTGATAAATTCAAGTTTCTGCTCGGGTTTTTGATTAAAAATCAATTCGGTGTTTTGTGGTAAAATGGCTTCGAGATTTGCTCTTTCTCCATCATTATCACCCGAAAGTACTTTTATATCATAGTCTTTGCTAAGTGTTTTAAAAAGTTCTTCTAATCCATCACGATATTGGTTTTGGAACACAAATTTCCCATAATACTCATTATCAATTTTAATATGAAGAGCGGTTTTTTCGATCTCTGATGTATCTAAAACAGAACTTTCTACAAAAGAAGCGGAGCCAATTTTTACTTGTTTATTATCTGCTAAAGCTAAAATACCCTTACCAGTAATTTCTTCAAATTCTGCTATTTTAATTCTACCATATTCAGGCAAGAAATCATATAACATACGGCTCAACGGATGGTTAGATCCTCGCAGTACATTTTTAATCAATTCATAATTTTGATCTGAAAGTTTTTTTCCTTCATACTCAATATTAGATTTTTTATTGGTGGTAATAGTTCCAGTTTTATCAAAAACTATGGTATCTACTTTTGCCAATTGCTCAATTACCAAAGCATTTTTGAGATACATTTTCTGTTTTCCCATAATACGCAGAATATTCCCAAAAGTAAACGGAGCGGTAAGCGCCAAAGCACATGGACAAGCCACAATTAATACAGCAGTAAAGACATTAAAAGCTGTATTAGCATCAAAAAATATCCAATAACCAAAACCTACAAAGGCTATCAATAATAATATTGGGGTAAAATAACGGCTTATTTTATCTGTAATGGTTTTATGTTTTTGATCTACTTTTTTCTGGAAAATCTCATTACTCCACAATTGAGTAAGATAACTTTGTGAAACAGAATGCAATACTTCCATTTCGATTACCTTTCCAATCTGTTTTCCACCAGCAAATACTTTATCGCCAGAGACTTTAGTAATTGGCACCGCTTCGCCTGTAACAAAACTATAATCGATTTCTGCTTTTTCACTAATTAAAATACCATCAACCGGAATTAATTCTTGGTTTCTAATTAAGAGTCGGTTTCCTTTCAAAACATCATAAATTGGTACGCTTTCTTCAGATAAATCAGAATTAATTCTTGTTACGGCAATAGGAAAATAGGATTTAAAATCTCTTTCAAAACTTAAAAAACTATAGGTTTTGATCTGGAACATTTTTCCAAGAAGCATGAAGAAAACCAAACTGGCTAAACTATCAAAAAAGCCAGGCCCATGATCCATAAGCATATCGTAAGAACTACGTATAAACATGACTATAATCCCCAATGCAATTGGAATATCAATGTTTAACATTTTGGTTCTAATACTGTGATAAGCCGAAACATAATAACCACTGGCAGAATACAAGAAACTTGGCAATGCCAGAAGAAAAATCAAAAGTCTGAAAAACGGTTTGTAACTATCGAGCCAAAATTCTTTTATTTCGAAATATTCTGGAAATGAAAGCAGCATGATGTTACCAAAACAAAAGAAAGCAACCCCAAGTTTGTAGGTCAAACTACGATCAATTTTGTTTTTTCCTGTTTCATAATTTTCTAAGCTAATATAAGGTTCGTAACCAATTGAGCTGAGCAGATAAGCGATTTCTTTTAAAGAAACCGTTTCAGAATTAAATGTGATTCGGACTTTTTTTTCTGGGAAATTTACTTGTGATGTAGTAATTCCAGACTGAAGACGATTAAGGTTTTCTAAAATCCAAATACATGAACTGCAGTGTATGTGTGGAATATTTAATGAAACTATTGCAGTATTTCCTTCTTGAAATTCTAGCACTTTAGAAATAATAGCTTCATTTTCTAAAAAGTCATATTTGCCTTGAATATCCTGCGGTGTGGCTCCAGGCGATTTTTCAAAATCATAGTAGCAGGTTAAATCATTTAGACTAAAAATTTCGTAAACCGTTTTACAGCCGGTACAACAAAACTTCTTCTCATCAAAATTGATTTCTTCATTTTTTGGAATTACTAATCCACAATGAAAACAATTCTGCTCACTCATAA
This is a stretch of genomic DNA from Flavobacterium endoglycinae. It encodes these proteins:
- a CDS encoding CcoQ/FixQ family Cbb3-type cytochrome c oxidase assembly chaperone — its product is MFEQIKHNMETISGIEIYPIISLLIFFLFFVGLGFWVFSYRKEKIQEMSNIPLDEGLV
- the ccoN gene encoding cytochrome-c oxidase, cbb3-type subunit I gives rise to the protein MEMEQFYYDNKIVKKFIYATILFGVVGMLVGLTLAVMYLFPNITDGISWLSYGRLRPLHTNAVIFAFVGNAFFAGMYYSMQRLLKTRMFSDFLTNLHFWGWQLIIVAAAITLPLGYTSSKEYAELEWPIDIAIALIWVVMGINMIGTMLKRRERHLYVAIWFYIATFVTVAVLHIFNNIEIPVSGLKSYSVYAGVQDALVQWWYGHNAVAFFLTTPFLGLMYYFVPKVANRPIYSYRLSIIHFWSLIFIYIWAGPHHLLYSALPSWAQNLGVAFSVMLIAPSWGGMINGLLTLRGAWDKVREEPVLKFFVVAITGYGMATFEGPMLSLKNVNALAHYTDWIVAHVHVGALAWNGFMSFGIIYWLIPRMTKSTLFSKKLANFHFWIGTLGIIIYTIPLYVAGFQQASMWKQFNPDGTLTYGNFLETVTAIMPMYWMRAIGGSLYLIGMLTLVYNIIMTVKAGETIEDELAQAPALQKIKSNRLSGEKFHSWLERKPIQLTILATIAILIGGIIQIVPTIMVKTNIPTITSVKPYTPLELEGRDLYIREGCVGCHSQSVRPFRSEVERYGVQSKAGEFVYDHPFLWGSKRTGPDLLRVGGKYNDNWHFNHFWNPQSISAGSIMPGYKWLFDNKPMDISLTEKKMKAMKTLGVPYSDEQIANAQRTLREQAVKIEKSLESDPDFVKSYEESRKKAEAKGEKFVPMNEREIVALIAYIQRLGTDIKVKETK
- a CDS encoding heavy metal translocating P-type ATPase, with the translated sequence MSEQNCFHCGLVIPKNEEINFDEKKFCCTGCKTVYEIFSLNDLTCYYDFEKSPGATPQDIQGKYDFLENEAIISKVLEFQEGNTAIVSLNIPHIHCSSCIWILENLNRLQSGITTSQVNFPEKKVRITFNSETVSLKEIAYLLSSIGYEPYISLENYETGKNKIDRSLTYKLGVAFFCFGNIMLLSFPEYFEIKEFWLDSYKPFFRLLIFLLALPSFLYSASGYYVSAYHSIRTKMLNIDIPIALGIIVMFIRSSYDMLMDHGPGFFDSLASLVFFMLLGKMFQIKTYSFLSFERDFKSYFPIAVTRINSDLSEESVPIYDVLKGNRLLIRNQELIPVDGILISEKAEIDYSFVTGEAVPITKVSGDKVFAGGKQIGKVIEMEVLHSVSQSYLTQLWSNEIFQKKVDQKHKTITDKISRYFTPILLLIAFVGFGYWIFFDANTAFNVFTAVLIVACPCALALTAPFTFGNILRIMGKQKMYLKNALVIEQLAKVDTIVFDKTGTITTNKKSNIEYEGKKLSDQNYELIKNVLRGSNHPLSRMLYDFLPEYGRIKIAEFEEITGKGILALADNKQVKIGSASFVESSVLDTSEIEKTALHIKIDNEYYGKFVFQNQYRDGLEELFKTLSKDYDIKVLSGDNDGERANLEAILPQNTELIFNQKPEQKLEFIKKLQKTGKNVMMVGDGLNDAGALAQSNVGISVSENVNVFSPACDAILDAGEFSRLNYFLKLSHKSILIIKMSFTLSLLYNVVGLAFAVTGNLLPLVAAIIMPLSTITIVSFVTIMSNYFSKSKLS
- the ccoS gene encoding cbb3-type cytochrome oxidase assembly protein CcoS — protein: MSVIYLLISVSIFVAVCFFIAFVIAVKSGQYDDDYTPSVRILFDDETKIISQNNNSPIEEKQV
- a CDS encoding cbb3-type cytochrome c oxidase N-terminal domain-containing protein codes for the protein MKKFFPVYVRVPLIFFIVFALMEFFIDSGDKPAFIKYPMVSLFLLLFLFILIAIEITLSAVNRVLYQLMTPEEKAKLEYENSLSLKESTWFKELMHKLTKTEPMSKEADLLMDHDYDGIKELDNNLPPWWVYLFYICIFFGVVYVIRYDVLGADDQEMELKKELAQAKIDVAEYMKTAPDLMDEKTVVLLTDAPSLAEGKTIFTTNCAACHRADAGGQIGPNLTDDRWILGGGIKNLFHTITNGGRDGKGMIAWKGTLKPKEIQKVASYILSLQGSNPKDPKAPEGEVWVDDAAPKSDAAANKPADSAEVKK